A single Mixta calida DNA region contains:
- a CDS encoding sterol desaturase family protein yields MLVLWNTLIVLATVAVMEIVATLAHKYIMHGWGWGWHLSHHEPRTGWFEVNDLYALLFAVLAIVLIAVGTSGVWPLQWIGAGMTLYGALYFMVHDGLVHQRWPFRYIPRRGYLKRLYMAHRLHHAVRGKEDCVSFGFLYAPPVSKLQAVLRSRNTRASRGENATPHDRHADADAAKDRKNAAASTRRGN; encoded by the coding sequence ATGCTCGTGCTGTGGAACACCCTGATTGTGCTGGCGACCGTCGCCGTCATGGAAATCGTGGCGACGCTGGCGCACAAATACATCATGCACGGCTGGGGATGGGGCTGGCATCTTTCACACCATGAACCGCGCACCGGCTGGTTCGAAGTCAACGATCTCTATGCATTGCTGTTCGCCGTGCTGGCGATTGTGCTGATCGCCGTCGGCACCTCCGGCGTCTGGCCGTTGCAGTGGATCGGCGCCGGTATGACGCTCTACGGCGCGCTCTATTTTATGGTGCATGACGGCCTGGTGCATCAGCGCTGGCCGTTTCGCTATATTCCGCGCCGCGGCTACCTGAAACGGCTGTATATGGCGCACCGCCTGCATCATGCGGTGCGCGGCAAAGAGGATTGCGTCTCCTTCGGCTTTCTCTATGCGCCGCCGGTGTCAAAATTGCAGGCGGTGCTGCGCAGCCGCAACACCAGAGCGTCGCGCGGCGAAAACGCTACTCCGCATGACCGCCATGCCGATGCGGACGCTGCCAAAGATCGGAAGAACGCGGCGGCGTCGACGCGACGCGGGAACTGA
- a CDS encoding LacI family DNA-binding transcriptional regulator: MSTMQEVAKKAGVSKATVSRVLSGKGYVSEETRKQVFAAIEAAGYRPNLLARNLATSKSQCIGMVVTNTLYSGSYFSEILSQAAKKVEESGRQLILVDGKHSAQQEREAIEFLLDLRCDAIILYPRFLTIDDMDDIIGQTRQPIMVVNRRLRKHPSHAVFCDHKGSAFNAAMALIERGHREIAFITGSLDSPTALERLAGYKEALRQADIVVEPQRIVEGKWTPACGAKAVATLLANNVAFSALIASNDDMAVGALRQLTQAGLRVPDDVSLLGFDDIPIAPFLLPALSSVKDPVTGMIHEVIDRLISMLDGGDMTPQQALISGLVLRESVSDAAS, from the coding sequence ATGTCAACAATGCAGGAAGTGGCGAAAAAAGCGGGCGTCTCCAAAGCGACGGTCTCGCGTGTGCTGTCAGGCAAAGGCTATGTCAGCGAAGAAACCCGCAAACAGGTCTTCGCCGCCATCGAAGCCGCGGGCTATCGCCCTAACCTGCTGGCGCGTAACCTGGCGACCAGCAAATCCCAGTGCATCGGCATGGTCGTCACCAACACTCTCTACAGCGGCAGCTACTTCAGCGAAATCCTCTCCCAGGCGGCGAAAAAAGTGGAAGAAAGCGGCCGACAACTGATCCTCGTTGACGGCAAACACAGCGCGCAGCAGGAGCGCGAGGCGATCGAATTCCTGCTCGACCTGCGCTGTGACGCTATTATCCTCTACCCGCGCTTTCTCACCATCGACGACATGGACGACATCATCGGACAGACGCGCCAGCCGATTATGGTGGTCAATCGTCGGCTGCGTAAACATCCCAGCCACGCCGTCTTCTGCGACCATAAAGGATCGGCGTTTAATGCCGCCATGGCGCTGATCGAACGCGGCCACCGGGAAATCGCCTTTATTACCGGATCGCTCGATTCACCTACTGCGCTGGAACGCCTTGCCGGTTATAAAGAGGCGCTGCGCCAGGCTGATATCGTCGTCGAACCGCAGCGCATCGTCGAAGGAAAATGGACGCCCGCCTGCGGCGCAAAAGCGGTGGCGACCCTGCTGGCAAACAACGTCGCCTTCAGCGCGCTGATCGCCAGCAACGATGATATGGCGGTCGGCGCCCTGAGGCAGCTGACTCAGGCCGGACTGCGCGTGCCGGATGATGTCTCGCTGCTCGGCTTTGACGATATTCCCATCGCTCCCTTCCTGCTCCCCGCGCTCTCCAGCGTCAAAGACCCGGTCACTGGCATGATCCATGAGGTGATTGACCGCCTGATCTCAATGCTCGACGGCGGCGACATGACCCCGCAGCAGGCGCTTATTTCCGGGCTGGTGCTGCGCGAATCGGTAAGCGACGCCGCCTCCTGA